A single window of Methanomassiliicoccaceae archaeon DNA harbors:
- a CDS encoding DUF2116 family Zn-ribbon domain-containing protein: protein MAEGERIPQHRHCINCGKAFVGVGNYCGNECRDTSGKDVKKKLKIYVAVLAVIMVATIAIIISGI, encoded by the coding sequence ATGGCCGAAGGCGAGAGGATACCGCAGCACAGGCACTGCATCAATTGTGGAAAGGCGTTCGTCGGTGTAGGGAACTACTGCGGCAACGAATGCAGGGATACCTCCGGCAAAGACGTCAAGAAGAAACTGAAGATATACGTCGCTGTGCTGGCCGTCATCATGGTCGCCACTATCGCGATAATCATCAGCGGGATCTGA
- a CDS encoding signal recognition particle protein Srp54 has protein sequence MVLEGLGKSLRNVLGKISIASSVDDELIKEISKDLQRALLQADVNVQLVLQLTAKVQERALNEKPPAGKSPKEHVISIIYDELVSLLDNGEGLHLKPQKIMMVGLYGQGKTTTCGKLANYFIKKGFTVGLIGADVYRPAALDQLSQLGQKVGAEVYGEPGEKNAAKIVKNGMVAFKDKKIVIVDTSGRHALEDDLIQELKDIDAAAKPDERVLVLDSQVGQQAGPQAEAFHAAVGVTGVILTKMDGTAKGGGALSAVSKTDARIVFIGTGEHIRDLEPFDANRFISRLLGMGDLSYLVQIAKDEFGGDESVEQASKNMLSGKFTLVDMYQQMAAVTKMGPLQKVMSMLPGMSNMEDKIDYEESQKRLAQFRVIMDSMTLQEKEQPAIIKGKRIDRIAAGAGVEPRDVRLLLKQYNQSRKMMGTIGKDRKMRKKLMKQFGDMDADMGQ, from the coding sequence ATGGTTCTGGAAGGTCTAGGTAAGTCGCTGAGGAACGTCCTCGGCAAGATAAGCATCGCGTCTTCTGTAGATGACGAACTGATAAAGGAGATTTCCAAAGACCTACAGCGTGCGCTCCTGCAGGCAGACGTCAATGTGCAGCTCGTGCTGCAACTGACCGCCAAAGTTCAGGAACGCGCGCTGAACGAGAAGCCGCCGGCGGGGAAGAGCCCTAAAGAGCATGTCATCAGCATAATCTACGACGAACTGGTCTCTTTGCTCGACAACGGCGAGGGGCTGCATCTCAAACCGCAGAAGATAATGATGGTCGGCCTGTACGGACAGGGTAAGACGACCACCTGCGGCAAACTAGCCAATTATTTCATCAAAAAAGGTTTCACGGTCGGCCTGATAGGTGCCGACGTCTACCGTCCGGCAGCCTTGGACCAGCTGAGCCAGCTCGGCCAAAAGGTAGGTGCCGAAGTATACGGGGAGCCCGGCGAGAAGAACGCTGCTAAAATCGTCAAGAACGGGATGGTCGCCTTCAAGGACAAGAAGATCGTCATCGTGGATACATCGGGGCGCCACGCGCTCGAGGACGACCTCATACAGGAACTGAAGGACATCGATGCGGCCGCGAAGCCCGACGAGAGGGTCCTTGTTCTGGATTCACAGGTAGGACAGCAGGCAGGCCCACAGGCAGAGGCGTTCCATGCGGCCGTCGGAGTGACCGGGGTCATACTGACCAAGATGGACGGAACGGCCAAGGGAGGCGGCGCGCTTTCGGCCGTGTCCAAAACCGACGCCAGGATAGTATTTATCGGTACGGGGGAGCACATACGCGACCTGGAACCGTTCGACGCGAACAGATTCATCTCCAGGCTTCTGGGGATGGGGGACCTGTCTTATCTGGTCCAGATCGCGAAGGACGAGTTCGGCGGTGACGAGTCGGTGGAACAGGCCAGCAAGAACATGCTGTCCGGAAAGTTCACACTTGTCGACATGTATCAGCAGATGGCCGCCGTGACTAAGATGGGGCCTTTGCAGAAGGTCATGTCGATGCTGCCGGGCATGAGCAACATGGAAGATAAGATCGATTACGAAGAGTCGCAGAAACGACTCGCTCAGTTCAGGGTGATCATGGACTCCATGACCCTTCAGGAGAAAGAGCAGCCCGCAATCATCAAGGGAAAGCGCATAGACAGGATAGCGGCCGGTGCCGGGGTCGAGCCCAGAGACGTCCGTCTGCTTCTGAAACAGTACAATCAGAGCAGAAAGATGATGGGAACCATCGGAAAGGACCGCAAGATGCGTAAAAAGCTGATGAAGCAGTTCGGCGACATGGATGCCGACATGGGGCAGTGA
- the trmY gene encoding tRNA (pseudouridine(54)-N(1))-methyltransferase TrmY, translating to MRYFVVTGHRAYSTPDFKLDDICGGAGRLDVLVRCVTSAFFLSHDIRKDTEVYLILEGGGDAPKTVRFSGEEIRYLNPDERSTASLIRNALLKKVPQEGEKRSSPGVYISRMSFEDVISFLSEKGELVYLKEDGTDVRDFTFPENPIFVLGDDKDLTEEEESFLLERSPAKICLGPRSLHANQCVVVVQNEMDRAE from the coding sequence ATGCGTTATTTCGTCGTTACGGGGCATCGAGCATACAGCACTCCCGATTTCAAGCTTGACGACATATGCGGGGGCGCCGGAAGACTGGATGTCCTTGTCAGATGCGTCACGTCGGCGTTTTTTCTCAGTCACGATATAAGAAAGGACACAGAGGTTTACCTGATCCTCGAGGGAGGGGGCGACGCACCGAAGACCGTGCGTTTCTCAGGGGAGGAGATAAGGTATCTCAACCCGGACGAGAGGAGCACGGCGTCCCTAATCCGGAACGCGCTGCTTAAGAAGGTCCCGCAGGAGGGAGAGAAAAGGTCTTCTCCCGGCGTGTACATATCCAGGATGTCGTTCGAAGACGTTATATCGTTCCTTTCGGAGAAGGGCGAGCTCGTCTATCTCAAGGAGGACGGCACCGACGTCCGCGATTTCACATTCCCTGAAAACCCGATATTCGTGCTAGGGGACGACAAGGACCTGACCGAAGAAGAAGAATCGTTCCTTCTGGAGCGTTCGCCGGCAAAGATATGCCTGGGGCCCCGCAGCCTCCATGCCAACCAGTGCGTGGTCGTCGTCCAGAACGAGATGGATCGAGCAGAGTGA